CCTCCTGCGTTACATGGGGCTGCCTCGGACTCATAATCCTCGTGATTGTTGTCGCCATTGCAAGCTCGCGATCGGAAGTTGGGAGTCGCTCAGACTCACCCGCGGGGCCGGGTATGGCCCTGCCTGCGCGGCCCACGGTCAGCAACTCGTCACTCGCGACTTCCAGCGATGTCCGCCAGGCAGAAGAGTTCCTCGCTGCCTTGCCTCCAGCTTGCGGCCAAACCACTGCTTCGGCGGGTTCTGACGGTACGATTACAATTGAGCTGAAGTGCTCTGGAAGCAGCCAATCCCTGAATGGGCTTGTTCGAATCAAAGACGGTGTGGTTACGGACATTCGCTGATGCCGAATTGCCTACGGTTCTCCGCCTCGATTCTGCTCAAAAAATTCTCGCTCTCGCTTGCGGCTGACTTTTTCAGCAACCTCCAAGGTACTCCGACGCACAGGTGAACGCGCGAGCCTCTGTTTGCGACCAAGTGTGTCTTCGGCACCTTCCGGGGCAGACTGAACTCACTTTTCCGAAATACCCGGGAAACAGATGACAAGCCAAATCCATCAAGTCTCCGACACCGCCTTCATGGCAGCGGCTTATCGCGCTAGGGAGACGAACCATCCGAAGGCACTGTTTCAGGATCCCCTCGCGGCGACGCTCGCCGGGGACCGCGGGCGGCGGATCATCGAGGGTCTCCCGAGGCGGGCTTTCATCGGTGGCTGGACGGTGGTGATTCGCACGCGGATCATCGACGACCTCATTCGGGAGGCAGTCGCCGAGGGCGTGGAGACCATTTTGAACCTGGGGGCGGGGCTGGATACTCGGCCCTACCGGATGGAGTTGCCGGAGTCCCTCCGATGGATCGAAGTGGATTACCCGCACGTCATCGAGCTCAAGGAGGCCCGTCTCTCCGGCGAGACGCCACGCTGCCGACTGGAGCGGGTGAAACTGGACCTTGCCGACGAGGTGGCCCGGCGGTCACTGCTCGACGACGTCGCGGCCCACTCGGAGAAGATACTCGTGCTCACCGAGGCGGTCACGCCCTACCTCTCCGAAGAGGAGGTTGCCTCCCTCGGGGCGGACCTGCGGTCGCAGGAGTCCATCGCGTATTGGCTGGTGGACTACTTCTCCCCGGCATCGTATGAGTACCGACGGCGCAGCGGCATGAGTCAGTCGATGAAGAAAGCACCGTTCCTCTTCGAGCCGAAGGACTACTTCGACTTCTTCCTGCGCGCAGGTTGGAAGCCGAGAGAGGTTCGCTACTTCGCCATCGAAGCAAAGCGGCTGGGGCGTTCTGCGCCGTTTCCCCTCATCCAGAGACTGATGATGCGGGTCCTGGGCATGCTTGCTTCGCCCGAGCGCCGGCGAGAGATGCAGCAGTACGCGGGCTTTGTGCTCTTCGAGCCGGCAGGAGAGACCATAGACTGATGCAGTTGAAGGTCGAACGAA
The DNA window shown above is from Acidobacteriota bacterium and carries:
- a CDS encoding zinc ribbon domain-containing protein, which encodes MALIDCPDCGRKVSDRARSCPNCGRPTSAETASAPAVGQTQRAPRKTSCVTWGCLGLIILVIVVAIASSRSEVGSRSDSPAGPGMALPARPTVSNSSLATSSDVRQAEEFLAALPPACGQTTASAGSDGTITIELKCSGSSQSLNGLVRIKDGVVTDIR
- a CDS encoding SAM-dependent methyltransferase, producing MTSQIHQVSDTAFMAAAYRARETNHPKALFQDPLAATLAGDRGRRIIEGLPRRAFIGGWTVVIRTRIIDDLIREAVAEGVETILNLGAGLDTRPYRMELPESLRWIEVDYPHVIELKEARLSGETPRCRLERVKLDLADEVARRSLLDDVAAHSEKILVLTEAVTPYLSEEEVASLGADLRSQESIAYWLVDYFSPASYEYRRRSGMSQSMKKAPFLFEPKDYFDFFLRAGWKPREVRYFAIEAKRLGRSAPFPLIQRLMMRVLGMLASPERRREMQQYAGFVLFEPAGETID